One region of Bacillus zhangzhouensis genomic DNA includes:
- a CDS encoding hydrolase, with translation MARHTYYVSVQDGSISKHRDAAAWQFQIEADDDQILQLRDYFDEQYMTDWKGFFRAHVPFLEYHYDSPNDEMDRKRTEIYTMIYELGNEETRSFIETNGLMN, from the coding sequence ATGGCGAGACACACATACTATGTATCCGTACAAGATGGATCGATATCGAAGCATAGAGATGCGGCGGCTTGGCAATTTCAAATAGAAGCAGATGATGATCAAATCTTGCAGCTGAGAGACTATTTCGATGAACAGTATATGACAGATTGGAAAGGCTTTTTTCGGGCGCATGTTCCGTTTCTTGAATATCATTATGATAGTCCAAATGATGAAATGGATAGAAAAAGAACTGAGATTTACACAATGATTTATGAGCTCGGCAATGAAGAGACAAGGAGCTTTATTGAAACAAATGGTTTGATGAATTGA
- a CDS encoding phage holin family protein, whose product MSKDLGIFSLVTVSLSALGFLFGGAGYLLMILVTLMAFELICSSLRESLTGQLTMKRFLTRLVRKVVTVSLISMAHFFDVMLKTNGTFRDLAIIFYIIYESYQIVSTARALGVPIPQLFIDVLDMLKNKLRKKP is encoded by the coding sequence ATGAGCAAGGATTTAGGCATCTTTTCGTTGGTTACAGTGAGTTTGTCGGCGTTGGGCTTTCTGTTTGGTGGAGCAGGATATTTACTGATGATTTTAGTGACGTTAATGGCTTTTGAATTAATTTGTTCAAGCCTAAGAGAATCTTTGACTGGACAGCTCACAATGAAGCGGTTTTTGACGCGGCTTGTTCGAAAGGTTGTGACAGTTTCCTTAATATCTATGGCACATTTCTTCGATGTCATGCTGAAGACAAATGGGACGTTTAGGGATTTAGCGATCATCTTTTATATTATTTATGAATCTTACCAAATCGTCTCGACAGCCAGAGCCCTTGGAGTTCCCATTCCGCAGTTGTTTATTGATGTGTTGGACATGTTGAAAAATAAATTGCGCAAAAAGCCGTAA
- a CDS encoding DNA starvation/stationary phase protection protein, translated as MSEKLLNVVNKQVADWTVLYVKLHNYHWYVKGKDFFTLHEKFEELYTETATYIDDLAERMLALNGQPVATMKECLEISSIQEAEGNESAEQMVKNLYDDFSNIAEELKQGMELAAEVGDETTGDMLLAIHQSIEKHNWMLKAYLG; from the coding sequence ATGTCTGAAAAATTATTAAACGTCGTCAATAAACAAGTAGCTGATTGGACTGTGCTTTACGTGAAATTACATAACTATCATTGGTATGTAAAGGGGAAAGATTTCTTTACACTCCATGAGAAATTTGAGGAACTATATACAGAAACAGCTACATATATTGATGATTTGGCTGAGCGTATGCTTGCTTTAAATGGACAGCCTGTTGCGACAATGAAAGAGTGCTTAGAAATTTCCAGCATTCAAGAAGCAGAAGGCAATGAATCAGCAGAGCAAATGGTGAAAAATCTATATGATGATTTCTCCAATATCGCAGAGGAATTAAAGCAAGGAATGGAGCTGGCTGCAGAGGTTGGCGATGAAACAACAGGTGATATGCTGCTTGCCATTCATCAATCCATTGAAAAACACAACTGGATGCTTAAAGCATATTTAGGATAA
- the ytzI gene encoding YtzI protein, with translation MLLLGIISFIIISIVVFLSLWTTSKAYEYKHKIDSPQDAESNQRPNSK, from the coding sequence ATGTTGTTACTTGGGATTATCAGCTTTATCATTATCTCAATCGTCGTTTTTTTATCATTGTGGACGACATCGAAGGCTTATGAATATAAACATAAAATCGATTCACCACAGGATGCTGAATCAAACCAACGTCCTAACTCAAAATGA
- a CDS encoding FixH family protein yields the protein MQKMLGMILMLTLLSACGNSAANSEKGEVPELLEVKLTGPEQVEKNESVIVKAAVTYGDTPIDDADDVQFEVWKDGDKDNSKMIQPKKENKGVYELHTAFKKDGLYIIQVHVTAKQQHNMPKMNIHVGEVKKESSSTEEKTSHH from the coding sequence ATGCAGAAAATGTTGGGAATGATTCTGATGCTTACGTTATTAAGTGCATGCGGAAACTCTGCAGCAAATAGCGAAAAAGGGGAAGTGCCTGAGCTATTAGAAGTAAAGCTCACAGGACCTGAGCAAGTGGAGAAAAATGAAAGCGTTATAGTAAAAGCAGCTGTCACATATGGTGATACGCCTATTGACGATGCAGATGATGTTCAATTTGAAGTGTGGAAAGATGGCGACAAGGATAACAGCAAGATGATTCAGCCAAAGAAAGAAAACAAAGGTGTATACGAATTGCACACAGCCTTCAAAAAAGATGGCCTTTATATCATACAAGTCCATGTGACAGCTAAACAACAGCATAATATGCCGAAAATGAACATCCACGTAGGTGAGGTGAAAAAAGAGAGTTCATCTACTGAAGAAAAAACCTCACATCATTAA
- a CDS encoding S-ribosylhomocysteine lyase, which yields MPSVESFELDHNAVKAPYVRHCGVHKVGSDGEVNKFDIRFCQPNKQAMKPDTIHTLEHLLAFNIRTHSEKYDHFDIIDISPMGCQTGYYLVVSGAPTPKEIVELLDATFKDAVEVTEIPAANEEQCGQAKLHDLEGAKRLMRFWLSQDQEELLKVFG from the coding sequence ATGCCTTCAGTCGAAAGCTTTGAACTTGATCATAATGCTGTAAAAGCGCCCTATGTTCGTCATTGCGGCGTTCATAAAGTGGGATCAGATGGGGAAGTAAATAAATTTGATATTCGTTTTTGCCAGCCCAACAAGCAGGCGATGAAACCTGATACGATTCATACATTAGAGCATTTGCTTGCGTTTAATATTAGAACACACTCAGAGAAATACGATCATTTTGATATCATCGATATTTCTCCAATGGGCTGCCAGACAGGCTACTATTTAGTTGTCAGTGGTGCACCAACTCCAAAAGAAATCGTTGAACTTCTTGATGCAACATTTAAGGATGCCGTTGAGGTAACAGAAATTCCTGCTGCAAACGAAGAGCAATGCGGCCAAGCGAAGCTTCATGATCTTGAAGGGGCAAAACGTTTAATGCGTTTCTGGCTTTCTCAGGATCAAGAAGAGCTTTTAAAAGTATTTGGTTAA
- the yidD gene encoding membrane protein insertion efficiency factor YidD, with translation MKQIFIGIIRFYQKCISPLTPPSCRFYPTCSNYGLEAIKTHGALKGGWLTIKRILKCHPLHPGGIDPVPPKKEK, from the coding sequence ATGAAACAAATTTTTATCGGCATTATACGTTTTTATCAAAAATGTATTTCCCCTCTTACACCACCAAGCTGCCGGTTTTATCCAACATGCTCAAACTATGGACTAGAGGCGATCAAAACGCATGGTGCGCTAAAGGGCGGCTGGCTCACCATAAAACGGATTTTGAAATGTCATCCGCTTCACCCTGGCGGCATCGATCCTGTCCCGCCTAAAAAGGAAAAATAA
- a CDS encoding carbonic anhydrase codes for MNLLDEIIEYNRQFIEEKKYEEFTTTKFPQKKAVILSCMDTRLVELLPRAMNMKNGDIKIVKSAGALVSHPFGSIMRSILVAVYELNADEVYVIGHHDCGMSKIDSQTLLNKAVERGIPEKRIEVLEYSGIDFKQWLKSFSSVEESVKDSVSVVKNHPLLPSDVLVHGLVIDPETGKLDLVVNGYEEK; via the coding sequence ATGAACCTTTTAGATGAAATCATTGAATATAATCGACAATTTATTGAAGAAAAGAAATACGAAGAATTTACAACAACAAAGTTTCCACAGAAAAAAGCTGTCATTCTATCGTGTATGGATACAAGGCTTGTTGAACTGCTTCCGCGTGCCATGAATATGAAAAATGGCGATATTAAGATTGTCAAAAGTGCTGGGGCACTTGTTTCTCATCCATTTGGAAGTATTATGCGAAGCATTTTAGTTGCTGTTTACGAATTAAATGCTGACGAGGTATATGTCATTGGGCATCATGATTGCGGGATGAGCAAAATAGACAGCCAGACACTTTTAAATAAAGCTGTTGAGCGCGGTATTCCAGAAAAACGTATTGAAGTATTGGAATACTCAGGAATTGATTTTAAACAGTGGCTCAAAAGCTTTAGTTCAGTTGAAGAGAGCGTGAAGGACAGTGTGTCCGTAGTAAAAAATCACCCGCTTCTGCCATCGGATGTACTTGTACATGGGCTTGTCATTGATCCTGAAACAGGGAAGCTTGACTTAGTTGTCAACGGATATGAAGAAAAGTAA
- a CDS encoding zinc ABC transporter substrate-binding protein — MKKIFYLLTAALFAIGLAACSSSAGTNASKGKADGKLNIYTTIFPIQDFTEKIGGSHVHAQSVYPANADAHSFEPSSKTMVEMAEGDAFIYSGTGAEAFADKTAATLKDQGVKTVKAAEGIKLLSTNEEHAHEEGEDHNHEGEDHDHDGHDHGDKDPHAWLDPVYAQQMAKNIKDTLVSLDPDHKNEYTKNYEKLKKDLQSLDQEFKTTLSKAKHKEILVSHAAYGYWEKRYGIKQISVLGLSASEEPSQKQLENIVQKAEKHHIQYVIFENNVSSKVSDTIRSEMGAKSLTLKNLESITEDDAKNGESYVSLMKQNLKTLNTALND, encoded by the coding sequence ATGAAAAAAATCTTTTATCTGTTAACAGCTGCTTTATTCGCGATCGGCCTTGCCGCTTGCTCAAGCAGTGCGGGGACTAACGCTTCAAAAGGAAAGGCAGACGGGAAACTAAACATTTACACCACGATCTTCCCAATCCAAGATTTCACTGAAAAAATTGGCGGCTCTCACGTTCATGCTCAAAGTGTGTATCCTGCCAATGCAGATGCACACAGCTTTGAACCAAGTTCAAAAACGATGGTTGAAATGGCTGAAGGTGATGCCTTTATCTACAGCGGCACAGGGGCTGAAGCATTCGCAGACAAAACTGCTGCCACATTAAAAGACCAAGGTGTGAAAACAGTCAAAGCAGCCGAAGGCATCAAATTGCTATCGACAAATGAAGAACATGCACATGAAGAAGGCGAAGATCATAACCATGAAGGTGAAGACCATGATCATGACGGGCACGATCACGGAGATAAAGACCCTCATGCATGGTTAGATCCGGTTTATGCGCAGCAAATGGCGAAAAACATTAAAGACACACTCGTCTCATTAGATCCTGATCATAAAAACGAATACACAAAAAACTATGAAAAACTAAAAAAAGATTTGCAATCGTTAGATCAAGAATTCAAAACAACGTTATCTAAAGCTAAACATAAAGAAATTCTTGTTTCTCACGCAGCTTATGGTTATTGGGAAAAGCGCTATGGCATTAAGCAAATCAGTGTTTTAGGATTATCCGCTTCTGAAGAGCCTTCACAAAAGCAGCTCGAAAACATTGTACAAAAAGCGGAAAAGCATCACATTCAATACGTTATTTTTGAAAACAACGTCAGCAGCAAAGTATCAGATACGATCCGCAGTGAAATGGGTGCAAAAAGCTTGACCCTTAAAAATTTAGAATCCATTACTGAAGATGATGCCAAAAATGGTGAAAGCTACGTCAGTTTAATGAAACAAAACCTAAAGACCTTAAACACCGCTTTAAATGATTAA
- a CDS encoding type B 50S ribosomal protein L31, whose translation MKKDIHPTTHEVVFMDVNSGYRFLSRSTKTSNETVEWEDGKTYPVIKVETSSDTHPFYTGRQKFGEKGGRAELFKKKYQM comes from the coding sequence TTGAAAAAAGATATTCATCCAACCACACATGAAGTTGTATTTATGGACGTAAACAGTGGTTACCGCTTCTTGAGTAGATCGACAAAGACATCGAATGAGACAGTAGAGTGGGAAGATGGGAAAACGTATCCTGTCATTAAAGTAGAAACAAGCTCTGATACGCATCCTTTTTATACAGGACGCCAAAAATTCGGAGAAAAAGGCGGAAGAGCCGAGCTGTTTAAGAAAAAATATCAAATGTAA